The Vibrio agarivorans genome contains the following window.
CCATTAATTGTCGAGCAACTACAGTGGTCACTATGGTTACTGTAGCGGCAAAAAAACCAGCGCTATGTGTCGCGCGTCATATAACAATAAATGGATATTTATAGGTGGAATTTCAAGGGGGGACAGAGATTACTTCTCTGCGTCGATCCAAATGCAAGTGACTTGACGACCAGTTTTTCCATCACGACGATAGGAGAAGAATTGTTCAGGGTTGAGATAAGTACAACGGCTGTCACGGTAGATATCGGTGATACCCACTCGATTAAGTGCTTGAGTCGCGAGAAGGTGCATGTTGGCATAGTACTTATTGGCATCCGTGTCACTTGGACGAAATACTTGTTGAGCTTGCTTGTTTTGAGAGACAAACTCATCAAAAACATCTTGGCCAACTTCAAATGCATCTGGACCAATAGCAGGGCCAAGCCAAGCGATCACTTTTCCTGAGAACTTGGCTGCTGCTTTTTCAATAATACCATCAGCAAGCCCACGCCAACCAGCATGCACTGCCGCAACCTGTTCACCATTTTCATCAGCTAGTAGCACCGGTAGACAATCTGCGGTCATCGCTGCGCACACCACTCCTGCTACTGATGTAAAAGAGGCATCGCCATCCAGTACATCCTCCGTTGGCGTAAAGAGCTCTAACACATCACTTGAATGTGTTTGATTCAACCATACTGGTGCAGAGGGCATAGCGGCTTCAATGGCTAAACGACTTCTATTTTCTAGCACGCTTTGTTCATTGTCCCCAACGTGCATTCCGACATTGAGAGAACTGAAAGGAGACGATGACACGCCCCCGTCTCTCAAAGATGAGATAGCGCGAACACGCTTAGCAACTGGCCAATCAGGGACAATATACATCATTTAAAACTCGTCGTTTAGGCCGTGCAACTCTGTATCTGCACGCAATGCCTCGGTCATTACAACCATGTCGTCTGGAATTGGTGCGTGGAATTCGACTTCCTCTCCAGTAACAGGGTGCTCAAATCGAAGCATCGCAGCGTGAAGTGCTTGGCGATCAAATTGACGGATCATATCGGTTAATTCAGCTGAAGCTTCGCGAGGGATTCGTGCTCGACCACCATAGGCAATATCACCTAGAAGTGGATGCTGCAGATAGGCCATATGCACACGAATCTGGTGGGTACGGCCCGTTTCTAGACGCAGGCGAATGCGCGTATGTTCACGGAAATGCTCAGCAACACGATAGTGTGTTACCGCCGGTTTGCCCGTTGGTGTCACGGCCATTAGCGTGCGCTTGGTAGAGTGACGACCAATTGGCTCTTCAACGCGTCCACCAGCCGTCATACGACCAATCGCAATCGCTTCATATTCTCGCGTGATCTTACGTTTCTGTAACGCACGAACCAAACGCGTTTGAGAGCGAACAGTTTTCGCAACCACCATCAGACCTGTTGTATCTTTATCAAGACGGTGAACGATACCTGCACGAGGTACTTCAGCAATATCGGGGTAATGATGGAGCAGTGCATTAAGCACAGTGCCATCAGGTGTACCTGCTCCTGGGTGTACAACAAAATCGCGTGGTTTGTTGATGACCATAATATCGTCATCTTCATAAACGATATTCAGTGGAATGTCTTGTGCTTCCCAGCGTTCTTCATCTTCAAGCTCAGCCTGTAAAACAATCACCTCGCCACCCATCACTTTGGTGCGTGGTTTCGTGACGACTTGACCATCCATTGATACCTTGCCAGCCAATAGCCACTCCTTGAGGCGTGAGCGAGAAAAATCAGTGAACATTTCTGCAATTGCCTGATCCAGACGCTGACCTAATTGGCTATCTTGTACGGTTTGTGTTAACTCAATCTGTTGTGCCATATCGAACTTTTTTAAAAACTGTGAGACTAATGACCACTACTGTGGAAGAATAGGCGCTATTGTATCTGTTACAGTGTAGAAAGTAACGGAAGCGCAGAAAATATTTAATTTATGGATTGAACACCTGACATGAAATACCGCACTTTATCAGGCTTATTAGCAACTGCACTTCTTTTTGGCTGTTCGAGCAGCGAAGAAATTGTTCCCGATGTACCACCATCAGAGCTGTACGCTGACGCACAGGTAGCGCTGCAAAGCGGCAACTGGCTGACAGCGATAGAACAACTAGAAGCGCTAGACTCACGCTACCCATTCGGTGCGTATTCAGAGCAGGTACAGCTAGACCTTATTTATGCCTACTACAAAAACGATGACTTGCCTCTTGGCTTGGCGACCATCGAGCGCTTTATGCGCCTAAACCCAACACACGAAAAAATCGACTGGGTATTGTACATGCGAGGCCTAACTCACATGGCGCAAGATCGTAACTTCATGCACGACATCTTTAACGTTGATCGTAGTGACCGTGATCCTGAACCTGTTAAGGCTGCTTTTGCTGACTTCAAACGCTTGCTGGAACGTTACCCTGATAGTCAATATGCCAATGACGCACGTAAACGCATGCTTTCGCTGACTAACCGTCTAGCGGAATACGACCTAGCAACGGCAGACTTCTACATCCGCCGTGAGGCATGGATTGCTGCTATCAATCGCGCTCAAGAGCTACAACGAACCTTCCCTGAAACAGAAGCAGCACGTAAGTCATTGCGATTACAACTCAAAGCCTATGAAATGCTTGGGCTAGAAGAGCCAGCACAACGTACCCGCGAACTTATCGAGTTGAACCCAATCTAATCATAGAGCGTGACTCTACTTACTAATTCAACGGTGGCCTATGGCCGCCGTTTTTTATTCTCGTTTATGACCTTGCTGATACCAAACTTTATTATTAACCTTTAGTTAACATCGTAATAAAGTCGAGGTCATTGTGATTCGTTCACTCAGTTTGTTCTTGTGCTGTGGCTTGTTGTCACTGAGTGCGTGGGGATTATCACTTTCTCCGCTGCAAAAAGACCCTTACCTAGGTGATATGGAAACCTTTGTTGATAAAGGGGTGGTAAGAGTGCTCGTCGCGGCCGATTTAGGCTTCTACTACATTGAAGGCGGACGCCCAAAAGGCATTATCGCTGAGCTTCTATATAACTATGAACTGCAACTTAAAAAGCGCTCATCCTTGTTAAAAGTTCAGATCATCCCTGTAGCAAGAGATGAACTGATCCCATCCTTGACAAAAGGCTTTGGCGATCTCGCTGTTTCAAACCTTACCGTTACTCCCAAGCGTGAGCTGCAAGTCGACTTCAGCGCTCCTCTGTCCGATAAAGTACAAGAGCTGTTTATCTCTAACAAAAAACACTCACCCATTACTGAAATCGCACAACTCAGTGGCGTAAAAGTATGGGTGAGAAGCAGCTCAAGTTACTTCGAAAGCTTACAAAAAATTAATGCACAACTCGATGAGCAAGATCTGCCTCCGATGCTGATCGAGTTTATTGAAGAAACGATGCAAGATTTCGAGCTAGTCGAAATGATCAATCAAGACTACATTACCCTGACTGTCTTAGATGGGCACAAGGCAAGGCTGTGGCAGGACGTGTTAGACAATATTCAGCTCCATACAGACTTTCCTATCAGAGAGGACGCAAGTGTGGCTTGGGCAATGCGTAAAAACTCTCCAGAGCTGAAGTCTTCGGTAAATAAGTTCATCAAGACAGCGAAAAGTGGCACTTTGCTCGGTAACGTACTTTATGGGAAATACATAGAGAATACAGGGTGGCTAAAGCGAATTCTTAACCCGAATAAGATTGAAAAACTAGAGTCGCTATCCGATGTCTTTGAAGAGTACTCACAGCTGTATGGCTTTGATTCCTTGATGATGTCTGCACAAGGCTTTCAAGAATCTGGTTTGGATCAATCTAAAGTGTCACCGAAAGGTGCTGTGGGCGTCATGCAAGTTCTGCCAAGTACCGCTAAAGATCCGAATGTGAATATTCCTGATATCTACAATGTGGAAAACAACATTCATGCCGGTATCAAGTATATGCGCTTCATTAAAGATCGTTATTTTGATGACGACACTATTTCACCCGACAACCAAGTTTACTTTTCGCTGGCTGCGTATAACGCTGGCCCGGCTAATATTCGTCGCATGAGAAATCTTGCCGCAAAACACGGTTACGATCCCAACCAGTGGTTCCACAACGTTGAGCTTATTACTCGACGTAACATCAGCCGCGAACCCGTCGATTACGTTGCCAATATCAATCGATACTACGTGATCTATAAGCAGCTTGAAGAGATTCACGAGCATGAAAAAGCCAACAATGCTGCGACGTTAACCACTGTGCCGAGACAGTTTGAAAGGAATGAAAAAGAAGATTAAAAAGTTCAAAATATGATAGTGATCTGAATCACAAAACTTGCTTGAGCAAAAAAACATCAGAAGAGAAGATTAGGCTGCAAAAAGCCCCTAAAAAACGGGAGAATTTTAGTAAGCACTCTTCTCAATCTAATGATATTTAGCCTTAACTCAACCTTTTTCTAGAATTCTTTTGCTAACACTACGGTTTTGATCACATTTGCCTAACACTCCAAACTTACCCTGCATTTAAGTGATATAGATCACATTATTTCGGAGTCAAAATCGTAATCTGGAGTTAACCCATGAGGGATGACACAGAGGAAATACAATATGAAAGTAAACATGACTGGCAAAAACATCGAACTAACCTCTGCTATCCGTGCCCATATCGAGAGCAAATTTAAAAAGCTAGAAAAGTGGCAAGTAGACATCATCAGCTGCCAAGCGACAATCAGTGAGGAACCGAATAAACAGAAAAAGATTGAAGCTGTGATTACTGTGCCAAAAGGTCAGCTCATTGCTTCTGCAAGTCAGGAAGACTTGTATGCAGCTATCAATGAAGTCGAACAAAAACTTGAACGACAACTCAACAAACTACGCCACAAGCCAGCAGCTCGTCGAACAGACAAGCCGGAACTTGAACCTGTTGAATAAAGGAAACAAATTTTTGAAAGATAGCGCCCACCAGGGCGCTATTTTTTTGCTTGACGCCCCACCCTTGCTTGCTTATTGTTAACACACATCAATCAATTTTAAATAGTTATGCAAACTTCACGATTTTTCTTTAGCCTCTTTTTTATCTGGTAATCCCGGAGGCTAAATCGTTCGCGTAGCAACATCATTTGAACAGAAGCCTCCCAAACGGGAGGCTTTTTTGTAAGGACTAGACTATGAGTGACTCTCAGTATTCTTTGGATGAAATTCGACTTCGACTCAATGAACTCGATGATCAACTACTCAGCCTGCTTTCAGAGCGAAGAAAGCTCAGCATCGAGGTGGCAAAAAGTAAAGTTCAAACCTCGAAGCCTGTTCGCGATGCCAGTCGTGAGCAAGAGTTACTCGTGAAGCTAATCAACAATGGTAAGTCCAAGTATCAGCTTGATGCGGAATACATCACCAAGCTATTTCACACTATCATTGAAGACTCAGTGCTACTTCAGCAAGCCTATCTACAAGAGTTGGCAAACCCAGATCATCAAAAGCCTCTCGCGCGTGTTGCCTTCTTAGGCTCTAAAGGCTCATATTCTCATCTTGCGAGCCGAGAGTTTTTCTCTCGTAAAAATATGGAATTGGTTGAGCTCAACTGTGAGGTATTCAAGGAAGTCGCTAAAACCGTAGAAAGCGGTCACGCTGATTACGGTGTTTTGCCGATTGAAAACACAAGCTCTGGATCGATTAACGAAGTTTACGATCTTCTCCAGCACACGACGCTGTATATCGTAGGAGAACTCACCTTGCCAATCGAACACTGCCTCGTCGGCGTCAGTGATATTCGTTTGGAAGAGATCTCAACGTTGTATTCTCATCCTCAGCCGCACCAGCAATGCAGTGAGTTCTTGGGACGCCTTAAAAACGTCAAGCTCAAAACCTGTGCTAGCACCGCTGATGCAATGAAAAAAGTTCAAGAGCTCAACCGACCTGATGTTGCTGCTATTGGTAATGCCTCAAGTGGTAAGCTCTATGGCTTGCAGCCACTTCAAGGTAACATCGCGAATCAAACCGAAAACCATACTCGTTTTATTGTTGTGGCAAGAAAACCTGTAGAAGTATCGACGCAGATCCCAGCTAAAACTACGCTGATTATGTCGACCTCTCAACAAGCGGGTTCTCTAGTTGAGAGCCTACTGGTTTTACAGCGCTACGGCATCAACATGACAAAACTTGAATCTCGCCCGATCATGGGGAACCCTTGGGAAGAGATGTTCTACGTTGACCTAGAGGCTCATCTTGATTCAGAGGAGATGCAGCAAGGCTTAATTGAGCTCACCAAGATTACCAAACACTTAAAAGTGCTTGGCTGTTACCCAACTGAAAATATCAAGCCTACCCAAGTCAAACTCAACTAAGTTTCTTCTCCCTGTGGCATTTCACTGTGCCGCAGGGGTCCTATCACCGCTACTTATTAGAAATAAACCTACTAGAAATTAACAACGATAAATTCGTCATATTATTGACTATTATTTCGTGACCTAGGTCTCTCAAATATGTAACTATCTCTATCTCATGTGGTTACTTATTGTGTAACTGCTCAAAACCCGTTCAAAGTTCACCAAGCAAAAGGAATTTGCATGGAACTCAAAACGCTCTGTTGTGCTCTCTCTGCCTTAATAACAAGCACCTCAGTCAATGCGACCAATTCACCTCTGCGTATCTACCTTTGGGAAGATACACTCTCTGAGAACGTCACTGATTTGTGGCATCAACACCACCAGCAGCCGGTTGATCAAATTCACTTTGACAACGATGATGAGCGCAGCCTGCTGATGTTAAACAGCAAATCGTTACCTTTTGATATAGTGGTTCTCGATAATGTCACGGCACAGATCTATGCCCGTCATAACATGTTCGAAGATCTATCCGCTTTAGAGAATCGTGAACACAACGCCCCCCGATGGAATGAGCTGTGCGGCACTCATGCCGTCCCTTATTTCTGGGGCCCTGTCGGATATGTCTACCGTCATGATTTAGTAGACAACCCTCCACAAACATGGGCAGACTTCATCAGCCCTTCACCTGAGCTAAAAGGTCACATTGGGTGGATAAAAGACAGTACCGAAACGCTGTTGCCCGCTCTCTATGGGCTCGGTTACTCACCCACCACCGATAATGAGTATGAGCTAAAGCAGGCCTATCAGGCATTAAACGCTCTTGCCCCCTCTATCCTCACCTTTGATTATGCGCTGAGCTATATTCGAAGCAATAGTCGATCTAACGATTTGAAAATTGCTCTTGCTTACGCGGGTGATGAATATTCCATGAACCGCTTTCAGCAGCACTCTCAATGGCGGTTTAAAGTTCCTGAAGGTGAACGATTTATCTGGACGGACTGTCTGGCGGTAAACGCACACTCTGACAACAAGGCGCAAGCAAGAGCATTTCTGTCCTTTTTAATGAAGCCAGAAATTGCTGCAATGAATGCAATTGATATCAGGGCTGCGACTCCTAACAAAAAGGCATTAAAACTGATGCCTCAAAGCTACCTGAATGATAAAAACCTAAATCCAGAAGAGCACTTTTTTGAACAGGTCAACTTTGACGAAGAGCTTTCAATTATCAATATCCGTCAAAGAGCCAGAATAATAGACAGCATAGTAAAACGTCATGAAGCTACAAACTAGAATCCTAATCTTGGTCGCGCCAGTGATCATTCTTAGTGCTGCTTTATCAGGGTATACCATCTATCTCAATCAAAAAGATGCATTATCCAAGCGTGAAGATAGCTACCTCGAGCTGAGTATGGGGAAGTTGGCGAGTCATTTTAATAACGCGATCTCCATGCTCAATAGCTACTCGCTTACCCTAACAAAAAGCGACATCATTCGAGACTATTACCTCAACTACGCCGACCCTTATCGCGAGTTGCAATTAGTGGAGCGTCTCCAACAGACGATCTCGTCACTAAAAGCGACACCAGACAGTTTTGTCGGTATTGCGATGCTCGATGATAAGCAACGTATCCGCTACTATTCAGACAATAGCGAAGAGCCTTTTTCCACTTTTGATCCACTATTGTTCCAGTACACTCGCACGATATACCGACAAACTAAGCAGAATTCTCATACTGGCTATACACAAAACCTACAGGGGGAAGGTGTCTTGGTGCGCTATGATGCGCTCGATGCCAACACGCTATCTCCACCTCTGAGCTACAACCATAACCAACTAATGTTTATCGTGGTCGTCGTGTCTCTCAACGAGTTCAATCAAGAGCGAAAACTCATCGAATTTGACAATGACAGTGCGATCTTTTTTAGTGATACCCCCCCAGACATTCACAATAAACCCTTAGCCCAAACCGTTGCGCTCATGGATAGCTTTTATGCCACTCTTGATCCCGCACAGTACATTTTTGACAACAAGCTTAGAAAGATGGCGGGGAATTTGATGGTGGCCTTTAGCCTCTCGTCACTATTCAGCATCTTGATTCTACTCGCGCTATTGTACCGCCATGTTATCCGCCCTATCGCCCGCTTAGATAAGCAACTCAGGCAAGTGGATAGTAATCAGCGCGACAATATCGAAGTGCTCTATAGCGACGATGAAGTTGGCCGATTATCGATCAGTTTTCACGATATGTATGACAAACTTGCTCGAAGCTATGAAAAAACCAAAGTATTAGCAGAAAATGACCAGCTCACTGGATTAGCTAACCGTCGTGTCTTTCAACAGCACGTACGCAGTGCGCTCGCCAATCTTAGTGCTGGTCAACACGCCTATCTGCTGTACATTGATTTGGATAACTTCAAATACGTCAACGACAAATATGGTCATCAAATTGGCGATCGTGTATTGACCAGATTTGCCACTCACCTCAATCAGTTAGTTGACGACTTTAAGCAACAAGGCATATTAACAGGCCTGCCTTCACGCCTATCTGGTGACGAGTTCGCAATCTTCATCGTAACCGACAGCGCGACCCAATCAGTCGCTAGAGATTTTGCTGATAAGCTTCTAGCGCCAATTCAGAACAAACGTTCTTCCATGATTGGCAACTTCCCTATCACCGCATCCATCGGCATTGCCAGCTACCCGGATGATGGCCATGAGATCACGACCCTGATTTCAAGCGCAGATACTGCTATGTACCAAGCTAAACGAGCAGGAAAAAACCAAGTGTCTTACTATTCAAAAGAGCTCGATCGTGTGGTGCAACGACGAACACAAATTGAACGAGCACTAAGAACTAAACAATTTGATGAGGAGTTTTCACTCACTTACCAACCCTACTATGACCGTACAGGAAAACACATTGTTGGGGTCGAAGCTCTATTGCGTTGGGACAATGACAAGTTGGGTAGCGTCTCTCCTGAAGAGTTCATTCCTATCGCAGAACAAATAGGGCTATTTGGCTCTATTGATCGCTGGGTGATAAAAAATGCATTCCACAATTTCAGTGAAATACAAAGTGCGTTCTCACACGATGTTCACCTCTCAATTAACCTCTCCTCTGCAGAGCTAGACTCTACCAATCTGGCACACTTTATTGAGGACTGTTTGAGTGTCTATGATGTTAATCCGAGAATGATCGATTTTGAGATAACAGAGACCTTTGCAGGTCAATCTCAAGGCTTCCCTCTGCTTCATCACTTGTCACAATTAGGGTTCTCATTAACCATTGATGATTTCGGCTCAGGCTATACATCGATTACACAACTTGTTCAGTACCCTGTTCAGAAAATTAAGCTCGACCGCTATTTCTTAGAGACCTTGATGATGACCAGCAACGAAAAAGTCGTTAAACCGCTTATCGACCTCTGTCACGCGCAGAATATGTTAGTCACTGCGGAAGGAATTGAATCAGAAGAGATGTTTACCTGGCTCGCGAATAACAAGTGTGACCACTTTCAAGGCTTTTACTTCTCTGGACCACTGAGCTTAGATGCGTTACAAATGAAAGCCAGTAATGTCATTAAACTCAAAGATAACCATGAAAAAAGTCATTATCGCCTCGCTTAATCCTGCGAAGATCCATGCGGTGCAGAGCGCTTTCGGCGCCGCTTTTCCAAATCAAGCCTTCGAATATCAAGGTGTGTCTGTGGCGAGTGGTGTCGCAGACCAACCGATGAGTAACGAAGAAACCAAGCTCGGTGCTGTTAATCGTGTGCATAATGCACAACGAGCCGTCACTGATGGTGGCTACTATGTAGGGCTAGAAGCCGGAATTGAAGATACCGCAACCTTTGCCTGGATGATTATTGAATCACAAGGATTACGTGGCGAGTCTCGCTCTGCTAGCCTGCTACTTCCTCCCGTTGTCATAGAGAAAGTTCGTAAGGGCAAAGAGCTTGGCGATGTGATGGATGAGGTCTTTGCGACCGATAATATTAAGCAGAAAGGTGGGGCGATTGGCCTATTAACTAACCATCAACTCACCAGAAGTAGCGTTTATCATCAGGCGTTAATACTGGCACTGATCCCTTTTACCAACCCAGATCACTTCTAGTGTTGATGACATAAAAAAGAGAGCCAAAGCCCTCTTCCATGTGCAATCAATATGTCTCGGCTATCACTATTTCAGAACCAATTGTTCAATAATCGCTTTCTGCTCTTCCGTCTTGGACTTAAGTTCGGTAGAGCCTCGAGTGATGGTCGCGACACCCACCCCAAGCATCTGACTGATTTGACGCTGTGACAAGTCGCCTTTTAACAACTCTGCGACAATATTCACTCGAGTCAACATCGCTTCGCGCTCATCTGGTGTCATCAATAGTGTTAGCAGCAACTCATGTTGCTCTTGATCTACAGACTCTTTAATCAGAGCAATAATCTCATCCCACTGGCTATAATCAGGTTTTGATGACATGAAAGCGATCCTTGTAATAACTACTAAAGCTCAATCTTAACGCCAGAGAATAAAAAATCCTATACCCAAACAATTAATAGCGGGCGTTAAGCTCCTGCTGAGTCAGAAAGGCATTCGGCTTGCCCATATTGCCGCGATAGTAAGTTTCAAACATCAAGATATTTTGCACATAACCTCTCGTCTCATAAAATGGGATGCTCTCTATAAAAGCAAAGACATCGAGCTGATTATTACTACGTTCACGCCACTGCTTAACACGCCCAGGCCCGGCATTATACGCCGCTAGCGAGTAAATGCGGTTATTGTCATACTGCTCCATAAGGCTTTTTAGATACTGGCTGCCTATCTCTATGTTCTTCTGTACTAGATACAACTCATCGCTGTTTTTGTAGTTTATTTTATATTTTCTCGCCGTGTGTTTGGCGGTGGCAGGCATGATCTGCATAATGCCGCGAGCACCAACGGGTGAGCGAGCATCAACATCAAGTGCGCTCTCTTGGCGAGCAAGTGATAGTAGAGTCACGACATCGAGCTCATGTCGCTGAGCATAAAAGTTAAACCACCACTTGTGTGCACTAGGGAAGCGCAGCGTCGTGTTATCCCACATTTTTCCGGCGATTGTCGCTGTCACTGTTAAGTGGTGCCAACGCTTAGAGCCAGCATAGGCCGCTAACATCTCTTTTTCTGACTGACTTACTCTGTTCAGTAAGTAGCGCCATTCACTCTTAGCCGCAGCGATTTTATCTCGCTTGATCAACTCTTCTATCCGTATCAACGCCTCGTTATATGGAGTCAAAACTGCATTATCGAGAGTTACAGTTGTGGTGGGATATTGATAGTCTCTGTTCAATGCCACTGCGGCCGCGACGCTGTAGAAATTGCGCTCACCCAGCAAGGATTCTAATTGTGACTGGGCCTGTTGAGTTTTGCCTAATGCCTTGTTTGCTCGAGCTTGCCAGTATGTCCAACGCTGTGAAGATTGATTGTCAGCAGTCAGTTTATTACTCCAATCAAGTACACCTTGCCAATCAGCCTGTCCTATCGCGAGTCGAACGCGTCGCTCGATGAGTTTTTCATTACTCGACGCCATAATGGCATTATCACGCCATCGCAACAGATCGTTATCTGTCGTATTCATCAAACGAAAAGCACTGTAGTCTTTCACGTCTTGAAGCTGTAATTGAGAAAGAAATCCGCTTTTAATCTTGTCGACTATTGACGGCATTTGAGCAACATCAGCTCGAGCCAGTTTCTGCAGGCTGATCACCGCTTGTTGTTGCGTAAATTCATTCGATGCTTGTTGCTGGGTGAATGTTGTGACCGATCGCGGTTTCTTGTTTAGCTCAAGCATGATTTGGGCTTGTTGCTTACCTTTGCTTGTCTCTAATTGCCTTGCAAGGTAACTCATCAAACTGCCGTTGCGTGCCTCAAAAGCCAATAGCATTCGCTGCAGAATATCTTGCTCTGTGCGCTGCCCTGAATCAGCCCACGCATTAAAAAGTGGGTCACAAGCCTCATTGACACTACTCCCACTTTGCCAAAGTGTTCTTGCGCCTGAATATGCATTGCCTGTTTCTCCCGTTTTCAGCTTTGCCACATAGAACTGACATTGATAGCGTTCACCGTTGGGGAGTGTCGATTGAAAAGTAAGCCAATCTTGCCAACGTTGCCTTTTGGCTAAAGCATCGAGGTATGTGGGACGAATACGGGTAGAAAAAGGAAAGGTATTGTGGTCGGATACAAACTGCTTCACCTCAGCGGGGGTGCGTTCAGCTAGGTCAACAAGAAAACTACGATAATCCACATAAGGGGTCAGCGGGTATGAGGCGATTTGTGAGCGCATTGACTGGTATCGCTCCACCTGACGCATATCCAATAACGCTTGAGCATCGTCATACAACGCTCTCTGCTCATCCAATGTTGCAGCGGCAGTGCTTAACGCACAAACGCTCAACAGACTATACAGCGCCAACCTTGCGGCACGTAATCTTTTCATCCTGAATTCCTTATCCCAACAAAAAGTTTTGCTGGTCACCATTACGCAACCAAGCGCATTAAAAGTAAAGAGCCAAGGTGTAACATTATTCATTTTAGAATAACGTTCAGAGATGATCGTTTTGCTTCACCAGTTATCTCTCACTCCACTATTTGCAAATCATTAGCGGATAGCTCCCCTCTAGTAACATCTTGGCTTGTTTTGGTATAAAATAGAGGTTTGAATTTGCAATCATATTTTTAGGAACGATCGGCAATGGCTGAATACGTATATACCATGTCGCGGGTGAGCAAAATTGTGCCACCTAAGCGTCAAATTCTTAAAGACATCTCTCTGAGTTTCTTCCCTGGTGCAAAAATCGGTGTTCTTGGTCTGAACGGTGCGGGTAAATCGACCCTGTTACGCATCATGGCTGGCATCGATACAGATATTGATGGTGAAGCTCGTCCACAGCCTGGCCTGAACGTAGGTTATCTACCTCAGGAGCCCGTGCTTGATGAATCAAAAACAGTTCGTGAAATTGTTGAAGAAGCGGTATCAGACGTTGCTGGCGCAATGAAGCGTCTGGATGAAGTATACGCAGCATACGCAGAACCTGATGCAGACTTCGACGCACTTGCAAAAGAGCAAGGCGAGCTAGAAGCACTTATCCAAG
Protein-coding sequences here:
- the pgeF gene encoding peptidoglycan editing factor PgeF, with the protein product MMYIVPDWPVAKRVRAISSLRDGGVSSSPFSSLNVGMHVGDNEQSVLENRSRLAIEAAMPSAPVWLNQTHSSDVLELFTPTEDVLDGDASFTSVAGVVCAAMTADCLPVLLADENGEQVAAVHAGWRGLADGIIEKAAAKFSGKVIAWLGPAIGPDAFEVGQDVFDEFVSQNKQAQQVFRPSDTDANKYYANMHLLATQALNRVGITDIYRDSRCTYLNPEQFFSYRRDGKTGRQVTCIWIDAEK
- the hpf gene encoding ribosome hibernation-promoting factor, HPF/YfiA family, which gives rise to MKVNMTGKNIELTSAIRAHIESKFKKLEKWQVDIISCQATISEEPNKQKKIEAVITVPKGQLIASASQEDLYAAINEVEQKLERQLNKLRHKPAARRTDKPELEPVE
- the pheA gene encoding prephenate dehydratase, with the translated sequence MSDSQYSLDEIRLRLNELDDQLLSLLSERRKLSIEVAKSKVQTSKPVRDASREQELLVKLINNGKSKYQLDAEYITKLFHTIIEDSVLLQQAYLQELANPDHQKPLARVAFLGSKGSYSHLASREFFSRKNMELVELNCEVFKEVAKTVESGHADYGVLPIENTSSGSINEVYDLLQHTTLYIVGELTLPIEHCLVGVSDIRLEEISTLYSHPQPHQQCSEFLGRLKNVKLKTCASTADAMKKVQELNRPDVAAIGNASSGKLYGLQPLQGNIANQTENHTRFIVVARKPVEVSTQIPAKTTLIMSTSQQAGSLVESLLVLQRYGINMTKLESRPIMGNPWEEMFYVDLEAHLDSEEMQQGLIELTKITKHLKVLGCYPTENIKPTQVKLN
- the bamD gene encoding outer membrane protein assembly factor BamD, whose translation is MKYRTLSGLLATALLFGCSSSEEIVPDVPPSELYADAQVALQSGNWLTAIEQLEALDSRYPFGAYSEQVQLDLIYAYYKNDDLPLGLATIERFMRLNPTHEKIDWVLYMRGLTHMAQDRNFMHDIFNVDRSDRDPEPVKAAFADFKRLLERYPDSQYANDARKRMLSLTNRLAEYDLATADFYIRREAWIAAINRAQELQRTFPETEAARKSLRLQLKAYEMLGLEEPAQRTRELIELNPI
- a CDS encoding polyamine ABC transporter substrate-binding protein, yielding MELKTLCCALSALITSTSVNATNSPLRIYLWEDTLSENVTDLWHQHHQQPVDQIHFDNDDERSLLMLNSKSLPFDIVVLDNVTAQIYARHNMFEDLSALENREHNAPRWNELCGTHAVPYFWGPVGYVYRHDLVDNPPQTWADFISPSPELKGHIGWIKDSTETLLPALYGLGYSPTTDNEYELKQAYQALNALAPSILTFDYALSYIRSNSRSNDLKIALAYAGDEYSMNRFQQHSQWRFKVPEGERFIWTDCLAVNAHSDNKAQARAFLSFLMKPEIAAMNAIDIRAATPNKKALKLMPQSYLNDKNLNPEEHFFEQVNFDEELSIINIRQRARIIDSIVKRHEATN
- the rluD gene encoding 23S rRNA pseudouridine(1911/1915/1917) synthase RluD; the encoded protein is MAQQIELTQTVQDSQLGQRLDQAIAEMFTDFSRSRLKEWLLAGKVSMDGQVVTKPRTKVMGGEVIVLQAELEDEERWEAQDIPLNIVYEDDDIMVINKPRDFVVHPGAGTPDGTVLNALLHHYPDIAEVPRAGIVHRLDKDTTGLMVVAKTVRSQTRLVRALQKRKITREYEAIAIGRMTAGGRVEEPIGRHSTKRTLMAVTPTGKPAVTHYRVAEHFREHTRIRLRLETGRTHQIRVHMAYLQHPLLGDIAYGGRARIPREASAELTDMIRQFDRQALHAAMLRFEHPVTGEEVEFHAPIPDDMVVMTEALRADTELHGLNDEF
- a CDS encoding lytic transglycosylase F: MIRSLSLFLCCGLLSLSAWGLSLSPLQKDPYLGDMETFVDKGVVRVLVAADLGFYYIEGGRPKGIIAELLYNYELQLKKRSSLLKVQIIPVARDELIPSLTKGFGDLAVSNLTVTPKRELQVDFSAPLSDKVQELFISNKKHSPITEIAQLSGVKVWVRSSSSYFESLQKINAQLDEQDLPPMLIEFIEETMQDFELVEMINQDYITLTVLDGHKARLWQDVLDNIQLHTDFPIREDASVAWAMRKNSPELKSSVNKFIKTAKSGTLLGNVLYGKYIENTGWLKRILNPNKIEKLESLSDVFEEYSQLYGFDSLMMSAQGFQESGLDQSKVSPKGAVGVMQVLPSTAKDPNVNIPDIYNVENNIHAGIKYMRFIKDRYFDDDTISPDNQVYFSLAAYNAGPANIRRMRNLAAKHGYDPNQWFHNVELITRRNISREPVDYVANINRYYVIYKQLEEIHEHEKANNAATLTTVPRQFERNEKED